GATATTGCCGCTCGCAGCGAGTCCGATGCCCCCGCTCACCGCCGCGGCCAGATCGGTGATGATGTCGCCGAACAGGTTGTCGGTGACGATCACGTCGAACCGGCCCGGATCGGTGACCAGGTGGATCGTCGTGGCGTCGACGTGCTGATAGCCGCGCTGCACGTCCGGGTACTCGGCGCCCACCTCGTCCACCGTGCGTTGCCAGAGCGATCCGGCGAAGCCGAGCACGTTGGTCTTGTGCACCAGGGTCAGCTGGTTGCGCCGGGCCCGTGCCTGCTCGTACGCGTACCGGACGACCCGCTCGATCCCGAACCGGGTGTTGGTGCTGACCTCGGTGGCCACCTCGTGCGGCGTGCCCACCCGGATCGCGCCGCCGGTGCCGGTGTAGGGACCTTCGGTACCCTCGCGGACCACGACCAGGTCGATCGGCGGGTTGCCGGTCAACGGCCCGACCACACCGGAATACAGCCTGGCCGGACGCAGGTTGACGTGATGATCGAGCGCGAATCGCATGGTCAGCAACAACCCACGCTCGAGTACCCCGCTCGGCACCGACGGGTCGCCGATCGCGCCGAGCAGGATCGCGTCGTGCCCCCGAATCTCGTCGAGCACCGAGTCCGGCAGCAGCTCCCCGGTCCGGTGATAGCGCCGTGCACCCAGGTCGTACTCGGTCCGCGCGACCCCGGGTCGTACTGCATCGAGCGCATCCAGCGCTTGGGCGACGACTTCCGGACCGATCCCGTCCCCGGGGATGACCGCCAGCTTCACAAAGTCTCCTTACCCGTCGGGGATTCGCCGCCGTGCCTCAGCGCAGGTCGACCAGATCGACCTCGGCAGCCGACACCGCGTCGGCGATCTGCGCGCGCAGCTCGGCCGGCACCGCGCGGTCGACCCGGAGCAGCACGGTCGCGCCGGCACCGTCGGCGTCCTGGCTCAGCTGCGCCGCCTCGATGTCGATGCCGGCGGAACCGAGCAGGGTACCGATCGTGCCGAGTGCCCCGGGCCGGTCCGCATAGCTGAGGATCACCAGGTTGTAACCCGCGGCCCGCAGGTCGAAATTGCGGCCGTTGATGTTGACGATCTTTTCCACTCGACGCGGACCGGACAGCGTGCCGGCGACGTTCACCGTCGACCCGTCGCCGAAAACGCCCCGCAGATCCACCACGCTGCGGTGGTTGGGGCTCTCCGGGGCGACGGTCACCTCCGCGGTGATCCCCCGCTCCGACGCCAGGGACGGCGCATTCACGAACGTGACCGCATCCTCGACGATCGCCGAGAACACTCCGCGCAACGCGGCGAGACGAAGCACGTCGACATCGTCGGTGGCGAGTTCGCCACGCACGTCCACCGACAGGCTCACCGGCAGCTGTCCCCCGGACAGGGCGCCGAGCAGCACCCCCTGCTTACGCACCAGATCGAGCCATGGCGCGACCTCCTCGCCGACCGCGCCGCCGGCGACGTTCACCGCATCGGGAACGAACTCGCCGGCCAGCGCGAGCAGCACCGATCGGGCGACGTCGGTACCCGCGCGGTCCTGCGCCTCACTGGTCGAAGCGCCCAGATGCGGCGTGACCACGACGTTGGGCAGCTCGAAGAGCGGGCTGTCGGTGCACGGCTCGGTCTCGAACACGTCCAGGGCGGCCGCCCGGACATGGCCGGATTTCAACGCATCCGCCAACGCCGCCTCGTCCACCAACCCGCCGCGAGCGGCGTTCACGATCACCACGCCGGGCTTGGTCAGCTGCAGCGTCTCGGCGTTGATCAGGCCTTTGGTCTCCGGGGTCTTCGGCAGGTGCACCGAGATCAGGTCGGCCCGGCGCAGTAGCTCGTCGAGCGACAACAGTTCGATGCCCAGCTGCGCCGCGCGGGCCGGGGACACGTACGGGTCGTACGCGATCACTTCGGTCTCGAACGCGGCCAGCCGCTGCGCGAAGAGCTGGCCGATCCGGCCCAGGCCGACCACCCCGACGGTCTTGCCGTAGATCTCCACCCCGTTGAACTTGCTGCGCTGCCAGGTGTGCTCGCGCAGGGTGGCGTCGGCAGCCGGAATCTGGCGGGCGGCGGCCAGCAGCAACGCCACCGCGTGCTCGGCGGCGGTGTGGATGTTCGAGGTGGGCGCATTGACCACCATGACGCCGCGCTCGGTGGCGGCCGGTACGTCCACGTTGTCCAGACCGACGCCGGCCCGGGCGACGATCTTCAGTTTCGGCGCCGCGGCGAGCACGTCGGCGTCCACCGTGGTCGCCGACCGCACCAACAGGGCGTCGGCGTCGGCAACGGCGGCGAGCAATGCCGGCCGATCCGGTCCGTCGACCCAACGGACCTCGACGCCGTCACCGAGCGCGTCGACGGTCGACTGGGCGAGCTTGTCGGCGATCAGGACTACTGGGCGGCCCGGCTGGCTCACGAGTGCAACTCCCGGTACAGGTTTCGGTCGGTGGGCGGACATCCCGATGGTCGGATGTCCGCGGACAGCTTAGCCTCGACCCGAAAGTGTCCTGCGGTGGCCCGGCGCCGGATCTGCCGCCGCGGACGGAGCGGCCACGGCCGGGGCGAGTGATCGCAACCACGCCCCGACCCGGCACGCTCAGGCGGTCTCGGTGATCGGCCGATCCACCCAGCTCATCAGGCCGCGCAGCTTCGCCCCGGTGACCTCGATGGGGTGCTCCGCGTTCTGCTTGCGCAGCGCCTCCAGCTCCTGGTTGCCGCCCTCGACGTTGGCGACCAGCCGCTTGACGAAGGTGCCGTCCTGGATGTCGGCCAGGATCGCCTGCATCCGCTCCTTCGTGCCGGCGTCGATGACCCGCGGTCCGGACAGGTAGCCACCGAACTCGGCAGTGTCGGACACCGAGTAGTTCATCCGGGCGATGCCGCCCTCGTACATCAGGTCGACGATCAGCTTGAGTTCGTGCAGGACCTCGAAGTACGCCATCTCCGGCGCGTATCCGGCCTCGACCATGACCTCGAACCCGGTCTTGACCAGTTCTTCGGTGCCGCCACAGAGCACGGCCTGCTCGCCGAACAGATCGGTCTCGGTTTCTTCTTTGAACGTGGTCTTGATCACGCCGGCACGCGTGCCGCCGATCCCCTTGGCATAGGACAGCGCGAGTGCCTCGCCCTCCCCCTTCGGATCTTGGGCGACCGCGATCAACGCGGGCACCCCCTTGCCGTCGACGAACTGCCGGCGCACCAGATGGCCCGGCCCCTTGGGTGCGACCATGC
Above is a genomic segment from Skermania piniformis containing:
- the ilvC gene encoding ketol-acid reductoisomerase; the encoded protein is MYYDDDADLSIIQGRKVGVIGYGSQGHAHSLSLRDSGVDVRIGLKEGSKSRAKAEEQGLTVGTPAEVAEWADVIMVLAPDTAQAAIFTDDIEPNLRDGDALFFGHGLNIHFGLIKPPANVTVGMVAPKGPGHLVRRQFVDGKGVPALIAVAQDPKGEGEALALSYAKGIGGTRAGVIKTTFKEETETDLFGEQAVLCGGTEELVKTGFEVMVEAGYAPEMAYFEVLHELKLIVDLMYEGGIARMNYSVSDTAEFGGYLSGPRVIDAGTKERMQAILADIQDGTFVKRLVANVEGGNQELEALRKQNAEHPIEVTGAKLRGLMSWVDRPITETA
- a CDS encoding 3-isopropylmalate dehydrogenase is translated as MKLAVIPGDGIGPEVVAQALDALDAVRPGVARTEYDLGARRYHRTGELLPDSVLDEIRGHDAILLGAIGDPSVPSGVLERGLLLTMRFALDHHVNLRPARLYSGVVGPLTGNPPIDLVVVREGTEGPYTGTGGAIRVGTPHEVATEVSTNTRFGIERVVRYAYEQARARRNQLTLVHKTNVLGFAGSLWQRTVDEVGAEYPDVQRGYQHVDATTIHLVTDPGRFDVIVTDNLFGDIITDLAAAVSGGIGLAASGNIDATGTNPSMFEPVHGSAPDIAGRGKADPTAAILSVALLLNHLGDSAAAERITAAVATDLEQRSVAAETDTAEIGGRIVAAL
- the serA gene encoding phosphoglycerate dehydrogenase, whose product is MSQPGRPVVLIADKLAQSTVDALGDGVEVRWVDGPDRPALLAAVADADALLVRSATTVDADVLAAAPKLKIVARAGVGLDNVDVPAATERGVMVVNAPTSNIHTAAEHAVALLLAAARQIPAADATLREHTWQRSKFNGVEIYGKTVGVVGLGRIGQLFAQRLAAFETEVIAYDPYVSPARAAQLGIELLSLDELLRRADLISVHLPKTPETKGLINAETLQLTKPGVVIVNAARGGLVDEAALADALKSGHVRAAALDVFETEPCTDSPLFELPNVVVTPHLGASTSEAQDRAGTDVARSVLLALAGEFVPDAVNVAGGAVGEEVAPWLDLVRKQGVLLGALSGGQLPVSLSVDVRGELATDDVDVLRLAALRGVFSAIVEDAVTFVNAPSLASERGITAEVTVAPESPNHRSVVDLRGVFGDGSTVNVAGTLSGPRRVEKIVNINGRNFDLRAAGYNLVILSYADRPGALGTIGTLLGSAGIDIEAAQLSQDADGAGATVLLRVDRAVPAELRAQIADAVSAAEVDLVDLR